From Carassius gibelio isolate Cgi1373 ecotype wild population from Czech Republic chromosome B23, carGib1.2-hapl.c, whole genome shotgun sequence, the proteins below share one genomic window:
- the LOC128011638 gene encoding uncharacterized protein LOC128011638: MASAKSHKGMSNAEWLARLESFAQTGVWPSTQGNRPSPRQKRWHEMYQKIEKCPLQMRGQTTLLKEAQTCICGFHKVHPPVTGEASQSTPAQSTPSVSDVSCPAKRPKLTLSMFEKSRFGGSHVAAAKPNLSTQRKTSQMLEHSSSATVSCPPSDPHPPPSPKPHQPVIQSSSSFFLPPPQSSQRIKKTATPSTVSENTVVRSPQVSSQPEDLPLLWPQTMPQQDQKWVSEALFRVGAKGKLELRENLQLWYHPPPPALLYHQAPTPDRFFSQRLLLWMPYKLWKVRLQCTNPACARQQLCGGGLHRRVRQVLDIDRYYNLVTETLICTRCRASYLSWSQAVLQQLDLAHRSEFRVILTRK; the protein is encoded by the exons atggcttcagctaagtctcacaaaggcatgagtaatgctgaatggcttgcgcgtctggagagttttgcccaaacaggagtttggccatctacacaggggaatagaccttctccccgacaaaaaagatggcatgagatgtatcagaag atagaaaagtgccctctgcaaatgaggggacagaccactcttctgaaggaagctcagacatgtatttgtggctttcacaag gttcatccaccagtcacaggggaagcatcacagagcaccccggcccaaagcacaccctctgtcagcgatgtgtcatgtcctgcaaagagacctaaactgacattgtcaatg tttgaaaagtcaaggtttggaggctcacatgtggcagcagcaaaacctaatttgagcacccagaggaaaacctctcag atgttagagcactccagttcagctacagtttcatgtccaccctctgatcctcatcctcctccatcccccaaacctcatcagcccgtcatccagtcctcctcttccttcttccttcctccacctcagagttcacaacgcatcaaaaaaacagcaacgccatcaactgtttctgagaatactgttgtgaggagccca CAGGTCTCATCTCAGCCAGAAGATCTCCCCCTTCTGTGGCCACAGACAATGCCACAGCAAGACCAGAAGTGGGTGTCAGAAGCACTTTTTAGGGTTGGTGCAAAGGGAAAGCTGGAGCTGCGTGAAAACCTACAGTTGTGGTATCACCCCCCACCACCAGCCCTGTTGTACCACCAAGCTCCAACACCTGATAGGTTTTTTTCACAGCGTCTCTTGCTCTGGATGCCATATAAGCTGTGGAAGGTGCGGCTCCAGTGTACTAACCCTGCCTGTGCCAGGCAACAGCTGTGTGGTGGTGGACTGCACAGGAGGGTACGACAGGTGTTAGACATTGACAGATACTACAACCTGGTGACAGAGACCCTGATCTGCACCAGGTGTAGAGCCAGCTATCTGTCCTGGAGTCAAGCTGTGCTGCAGCAGTTGGACCTGGCCCATCGATCTGAATTCAGGGTCATCCTCACACGcaagtaa